The following is a genomic window from Dehalogenimonas sp. 4OHTPN.
CGAACTGTTCTCCGGTCTGACCACGCTGGAAAACGCCATGGCAGCCCGCCACGTCTTCATGAAACAGAATTTGCTGACCGGAGGGGTATACTTCGGTCCGGCTCACGCTGAAGAGATCCGCCACCGGCGCATTGTCGAAGATATCATTGATTTCCTGGAGATCGAGGCTGTCCGCCATCATGTGGTAGCCACGCTGCCGTACGGAATGAGGAAGCGCATCGAACTCGCCCGCGCCCTGGCTCTGGAACCAAAGGTGTTGCTACTGGATGAACCCATGGCCGGCATGAATACCGAAGAAAAAGAGGACATCGCCCGCTTTATTGTCGACATCTTCGAGGGGCAGGGCGAGACTTATCCCGATACCCCGGTCCTCCGCGACGGCGTGCGCGCTATCGTCCTTATCGAGCACGACATGGGCGTGGTCATGGATTTGGCTGATCG
Proteins encoded in this region:
- a CDS encoding ABC transporter ATP-binding protein, whose product is MTGPAEKTAPETGNLIEKPVKVSLKNLTLSFGGITALKDVSVDIRDNEILAIIGPNGAGKTCLLNCLNGFYKPQKGQILFEGKNITRIRPDKAAQMGLARTFQNIELFSGLTTLENAMAARHVFMKQNLLTGGVYFGPAHAEEIRHRRIVEDIIDFLEIEAVRHHVVATLPYGMRKRIELARALALEPKVLLLDEPMAGMNTEEKEDIARFIVDIFEGQGETYPDTPVLRDGVRAIVLIEHDMGVVMDLADRIVVLDFGRKIAEGTPEEIRNNPQVISAYLGESAKR